The window ACCTCGGCCGACCAGCCGTGGCTCGACTGCGCATACAAGCTGCAGGAATACGACGGACAGCCGCGCCGCAAGCGTTCGGAAGGCAAGGCGACCTGGCCCGGGCGCAAGCAGGTCTATCGACGGCGCGACGCCGCCGGCCACCTCGCGGGCGACCTCCTCACGCTGCTGGAGGACAGGGCCGCGGGCGAAGCCCTGCTCGCCCCGGCGATGCGGGCCGGCCGGCGCCTCGCGGCGTCACCGCCCCTCGCCGCGGTGCGCGCCCACGCCGCCGCCAACCTCGCGGCGCTTCCCCCCGCCCTGCGGGAGATTGCGCCCGTCGAAACGCCTCCCGTCACCGTATCGGCCTCCCTGCGCGAGCTGGCCGACGCGGTGGACCGGAGGCAGGAAGCAAGCACCCCGGCAACGTACTGATGCCGGCGACCGACTGGAGGACCCGAAGATGCCCCTGACGCTGATGTCGACCGCTTTCGAACATGGTCACGCGATCCCCGCCGCCTACACCTGCGACGGCCGCAACGTGTCGCCGCCGCTGGCGTGGAGCGGCCTCCCCCCGGCCACCCGCAGCCTTGCGCTGATCGTCGACGACCCCGACGCGCCCGATCCCGCCGCACCGAAGATGACCTGGGTGCACTGGGTGCTGTACAACATCCCCGCTCAGGCTGCGGGCCTGCCCGAAGGCGTCGCGCCGGCCGCACTGCCGGCGGGCACGCTCGAAGGCCTGAACGACTGGAAACGCACCGGCTACGGCGGCCCCTGCCCGCCAATCGGCCGCCATCGCTACTTCCACAAGCTCTATGCGTTGGACGTCGTGCTGCCGGCGCTCGCTCCCGCCACCAAGTCCGGCCTCGAAGCCGCCATGCGCGGCCACATCCTCACGCAGACCGAACTCATCGGCACCTTCCAGCGCCACTAGTGCGAGGACGATCAGTCAGGCAACTGCAGACTCAGATCGCCGACCGGCACGTCCCCATCGAGCACGCGGACTGCCACTTTGCAGTGATCGTGCCCCCCGAGTTCGATCTGCACGGTAGCCAAGGGACGAGCGGCGTCCCCTTGAGTTACCACCCGCCCGCCTTGGCGTGTGCTTGATCGACCGGAGGGGCCTTCCTTGCTCGTGCTCATTTCGTACCGGAGCACGCGGCCCGCATCCGCGGCAACGTGGGGCGCCACGGTCCACCGGTTGCCGTCCCGCGTCACCTCTGCCCAGACACGCACCCCGGAAGAAGCAGCCATGGCGTCACCCACCCCAGCCAACAGCATGATCAGAGCATATCCCCACCAAGGCACATACATGGAATAATCGCCGACAGACTTCATTGCTCAGGTGCTCCCGGGAGCAAATCCCCCGGGAGCACCCTCCGGATCACGAAAGATCAGTTCTGCACAACCTTCGCGAAGTTGCCGCCACCACCCGACTGGTTGACGGTCGCGACATGGTTGAAACCGCTCTGATCGACGATCGCCAGATTATGGTTGGACGATCCCCCGAAGCCGGACTGGTTGATGGTTGCCACCAGCAGGGTTCCGTTTTGCGAAATCTCCGCGTCATTGAACGCACCGTTCTGGTTGACCTTTGCCAGGTTATCCGTGCCAATCTGGGTGATCTGGGCCGTCGAAGCGAAAGCCCCGGCCTGGTTCACCTCCGCGCCGTTGAGATCTCCCGTCTGAACGATCGAGGCACTCGAACGGTCGCTGATCGCAGTCTGCGACACCGACGCGTTGTTGTCGGTCCCCGTCTGCGAGATGGAGGCGGAGGAGAACCACGAATCATCCTGGAGCGTCGACGCATGCTGGTTGGCGCCCATCTGGTTGATGGTTGCGCTATCCCCCTGCGTCACATTCTGGGCGATCGTCGCCGAACTGTCCGGTCCCGTCTGGTTGATCAGCGCCGTATTGGTCGCCGTGCCTCCGCCGAATGCTACGCCACTCTGAATGATCGAAGCGGTCGAGCGCTGCGAGAGATCGATCTGGTTGATCGTACCTACCGCATTCGTCACCCCGTTCACTTGACTGATGCTCGCGATGGCGCCGTCCGTCGTTGCGCCACCGGTATTGGTACCCTTTTGGTTGATCGTGGCGCTGTCGTTGCTGCCCTGCTGAAGGATGGTCGCGCTGGCCACGTTCGCCCAACCGGCGGGAGAATTGTCCTGCGTGATCGCCGCAGTATTCGCCGTTCCCTCCTGGCCGATCGAGGCCTTGGCGGCAATCAGATCATGCTGATCGATGGTCGCGTTGTTGAAGGAACCCGTGCTTGACACGGCCGCCGCCGGACCATTCACGAAAATCTGATTCACTGCCGCGTTATTGGCTGTACCGTCCTGCTTTACCGTTGCCGTCGTCAGCAAACCAAAATTCGCACCGCTCTGCGTAACATTGGCCACGTTGTCGGAACCGTTCTGGCTCACCGTCGTTTCCGCCGCCCAGGCGGACGAAGCTAGGCCATAGGCGGCAAGAATGCCGAATGCGATCGTGCTGAGTTTCCTCTTCATGGTTTGATCTCCAGACCTTCGTTGACTCACTGCTCACGTTGCGAGGAAGACCGTAATCCCGCCTCTCCCGCCCCCTTGCTCGATACGAGGGTCGAGCACCCCTTGTTCAGTTCCGTTGCGTGACCCGTGACACGTTGTTGTTCCCGCTCTGCGTGACAACCGCCCGCAAGCCCTCGCCCAATTGAATGATCTGCACGAAGTTGTTGACGCCCCGCTGCGTCACAATCGCCTCGTCGCCCGAACCCGCCTGGACGATACCCGCCCGGTTGGCGCGCCCGTCCTGCGAAAGAAATCCCCTGTTGAACTCCCCCGACTGGACGATTTCCGCGAGGTTGCCGCCACCCACCTGCCGCGCGGCAATCACGTGCTGCTCGCCCGTCTGCATTGCGGAGAGCCCATTGGCCTGCCCCGCCTGCAGGATGTCGGCCACACTTCGGGCCGACGAAACGCTGCCGGAGAGTTTTGCCGCCTGCAAGCTTGCGGCGACTGTCAGTTCATCATCGGGTGCCAGATCGCTCAGCCCCCCTGCTGCGCCCGGGCGCGATGCGACCAGCAAGGCCACTACCGTGCCGAAGAGCATCGCGTGCCGAACGAAAGAAAGAATCACGGGGAGCCCCCTGCACAAATGCGATGGGGCGCAGCTTGCTCCGCCCTCGCCTCCCCGCACAATCAGGCAAGCAGCTGTGTAAACCGGATGGCCGTCGCTACGAAAATCTTCCTAATTGCGGAAATACCACTCGGAAATAGGGATGAGGCGATCCGTCCGCCGGGAATACCCCCCGTTTACGCAAAAGTGTCGAATTTCGCCGGCACGGACGCCTTGGTCGACCGCCCAACCTCCCCCTTTCGGAGTAAGAAGATCGGATGAAGCCTCAGCGTCACCCTTTCCCGATGTCGACGAGCAGAGAAAGAAAAGCGCAAAACATTGCCTTATTGGAACCGTGACCCATGTCACGCACATATTTAAGAAATCTCCACCGATCCGGCCCGACGCACTAATGTTTATCAAACTGTATCGCATCTGGTCTCAATCCCCTGCCGGGACAGACCATTCCCGCAACAGCTCGACGCAAGAGGCTGGCAAGTGCTCCGCGCGAGTTCCTTGCCCATTTCCCGCGGAAGGGGCGACGGGAAGATCGAAAAGGAATTGCGCCCCCCGAGGGCAAGATCTGGTTTTTGTGACTGGAATATGATGATCTGGAACGGGAAGCCAGACCGGGGACGGCCATCGATGTAAACAGGAGAATCATGTCGAAGCTTGCGCCCCAAACCGCCCTCCAGGCGATCAAAGGCGTCCTAATCGTCGGCCATCCCAGCATGCAGAACAAACTGCTGGCCGCGCTCCTTGAGCGCCGCCTGGGAAGTCGGTGCGTGGTTGCCACACTTGATGAACCCGGATGGCCGCAACATTCGGCCGAGTCGGTCGCGCTGCTGGATATCGGACTGTCGGTGGACGAACAGATAGACACCCACATGATGACCCTGGGCGGCGACGCGCTGGTCACTGCCATAGCGCTCTTCAACGCCGATCGCGACGTATCGAGCGCACGGCTGCTCCGCTGGCCCAAGTTCAAGGGCCTGTTCCACCGCGACACGTCGGAGGAACAGCTCCTCAAGGGCGTGCAGGCCATCAGCAACAACGACTGGTGGGTCCCGCGCAAGATGCTGACCGACTACGTCGAAGACACGCGGCCGGCAAGGCACCTGCAGGCAGGCGATGATCCCTCCCTCACCCCCAAGGAGTTGCAAAGCCTGCGCCTGATGAGCGATGGCGCCAGCAATGCGGACATCGCCCGCAGCCTGAACGTCAGTCCCCATACGGTGAAGACCCACATCTACAACCTCTTCAGGAAGATCAAGGTCACCAACCGCGTGCAGGCGGCGTCCTGGGCCATGAAGAACCTCGAACCAATGACACGGGATGGCAAATGATCAGGATCCTCCGCATCGGAGCGCTGCTGATCGGCTTGTGCCCGCCGCTTCCCGCGACCGCAGCGGACGACGATGGGCCGATCGACGGCGATGCCCTTACCGAATTGGCAAACGGCACGCTAGAGCAAGCCACCGGGTTCATTGTCGACCGCACGATCACCCATTTCGGCGGTGAATTCGTAAGGCAATTCGCGCAGTTCTGGCGCGCCCAGCCGGATACCGGCTCGGTCGACCTCACCATCGTCGAGAAACCGTCCGCCCGCTGGGGCAGCACGGTCTTCGTCGAGCACAACAACCGGCCTGTCGCACGGGTGTTCCTGCAGGCCGGCAGCAGCAACTCCATCCGGCCGCTGGCGCAGAACACCGCGCAGTACATGGCGGGGCGCATCGCCAGCATCACCCTGCTGAACCGCCTGACAGCCGATCCGGATCTCGGAAAAGAAGAACTGCCGTAAGCCCCCCTCAGCGACACGGCACTTGTCATTCTCCAGGAGACCAAACATGAAGCACCGCCAGAGTAAAGGCACGGCGCAGATATTCGCGGTCATGAGCCTGTGCGGCCTTCCGTCTGCCGTACTGGCAACGAACCTCGTCTATACGCCGGTCAACCCGGCGTTCGGCGGCAATCCTATCAACGGATCCGTACTGCTGAACAACGCAAATGCCCAGAATCGCCATACGGATCCATCGGCGAAAAAGGGCGCCTCGGGCTTCAAGCCACCCACGGCGCTGGAAACGTTCAACCAGCGGCTGCAATCGATGATCCTTGATCGCATCGCCACGAGCGTTACCGGGAGCATCTTCGACAGCAATGGCAAACTGAAGGCCGGCACCGTGGAGACAGACGCCTTCAGCGTTTCCATCGTGGACCTCGGTGGAGGTATGCTGAAGATCACCACCATGGACAAGGCGACCGGAGCATCGTCGACATTCGAAATCGGCACGGCGCCTTGAGGATGAGGGCCATGAACGAAAGAAAGACCCCCCGCTTGCAGGCTCGGCTACGGCCCCTTCTGGCAACCATCGCCGGCGTACTCCTGCTTTCGGGGTGCACCATCCTCGATACGCAACGCCAAGCGGTTCTCGACGCCAGGGGACAACCGGCCGAACTCACACCAGGCACCGGGATGAGCCGCGACCTAGCCAGCCTGCCGCCTCCCAAAGGAAAGATTGCCGCCGCAGTCTATGGATTCCGGGACCAGACCGGTCAATACAAACCCACCCCTGACAGTTCCTTCTCCACGGCAGTGACGCAGGGCGCAGCGTCCTTGCTGATCAAGGCAATGATGGACTCGAACTGGTTCATTCCTGTCGAGCGCGAGGGTTTGCAGAACGTCCTCACGGAACGCCGAATCGTCCGGGCCCTCGACACGCAGCAGGCCAACGGCGCCAATCTGGTGGGATTATTGCCGGCCAGCATTCTCCTCGAAGGCGGCATCATCACCTACGAGACGAATGTGCGAACCGGTGGAGCCGGCGCCCGCTACATGGGCGTCGGAGCGTCGGAGGAATACCGCACCGACCAGGTGACACTCAACCTGCGCGCCGTCGATATCCGCACCAGTCAAATCCTCGTGAGCACATCCACGACCAAGACGATCTATTCTTACAAACTGAGTGCCGATGTATTTCGCTTCGTATCCTTCAAACGACTGCTTGAAGGGGAAATCGGATACACGCGCAACGAGCCGGCTCAGCTATGTGTCCAGGAAGCCATCGAGGCAGCGCTGGTCAACCTGATCGTCCAAGGCGTCAAGGACAATCACTGGTCGCTGAAAAATCCGGAGGACATCAATTCGCCACTACTCCAGCACTATCTGGCAACCCAGAACTGGTGGCTCGACAGGGCCGAGGAAGACCGCCTGTCACGGCCCCGGGAGGAGCCGGCGATTCTGCCGCCTTACGGCAGTTAGGATGTCGGGCGGGCTGAGCGCGGCCATCCCGGCGCTCGAAGGCCTGAACGACTGGAAACGCACCGGCTACGGCGGCCCCTGCCCGCCGATCGGCCGCCACCGCTATTTCCACAAGCTCTATGCGCTGGACGTCGTGCTGCCGGCGCTCGCTCCCGCCACCAAGTCCGGCCTCGAAGCCGCCATGCGCGGCCACATCCTCACGCAGACCGAACTCATCGGCACCTTCGAGCGTCATTAGCATATGGGGGCGCCGCACGCTGCGGCCCCTCATGCTCGAAGGAGGTAATTACCGTGAAACAAGGATCGATCATTGCGACGCTCCTCACCCTTGCCACCGCCTTGTCGGCAACGACGGCGAACGCGGGGTCTGCCCCGCTGCAGGGCAAGTTCGAGGGCGTACCCTACCTGTCGGGCGGCGTGAGTCTCGACGAACGCGAGCAGCTCCTGTCCGCCGCGCCCGACTACAACCTGGAACTCATCTTCGCCCGGAAGGACGGCTCCTATCTCGCCGACACCAACGTCGTCGTGACCAATCCCGACGGCCGCAAGGTGCTCGAACTGAAGGGGCAAGGTCCGTTCGTCCTCGCCCGCCTGCCGACCGGCAAATATCACGTCACGGTGGCAAGCGCCGGCAAGGAGCAGATGCGCGACACGCAGATTCCGGCGAAGGGCCAGCGCCAGCTGCCGTTCTACTGGTAGCCCCGGGTAGCCCCGCAACACACCGCGGCCGCCCGGCGGCCGACGACGCTCAGAAGGTGCGGCAGAGCTCTTCGAGAACGCGCCGCACCCGCACCATGGCTTCCTGCAGCACCACCTCGATGCTGCTGAACTGAATCCCCGTCTCGCTCGCCCCGCGGCCCGCGGCAAAGTTCGCGACGACGTTGATCGCGGCGTACGGCAGGTTCAGCTCGCGCGCCAGCGCAGCCTCGGGCATGCCCGTCATGCCCACCAGGTCCGCGCCATCGCCCTCCATCCGGTTGATTTCCGCCGCCGTCTCGAGTCGCGGCCCCTGGGTTGCCGCATACACGCCGCCGTCGTACATCGCCTCGCCGACCACGGCAGCCGCCGCCAGGATGCGCTGGCGCAGGGGTTCGTCGTAAGGATGGGTGAAATCGATATGGTGCACCGCGGACTCGCCGCCGTCGAAATACGTGCTCTTGCGGCCCCACGTGTAGTCGATGATCTGGTTCGGCACCACCA is drawn from Azoarcus sp. DN11 and contains these coding sequences:
- a CDS encoding YbhB/YbcL family Raf kinase inhibitor-like protein, giving the protein MPLTLMSTAFEHGHAIPAAYTCDGRNVSPPLAWSGLPPATRSLALIVDDPDAPDPAAPKMTWVHWVLYNIPAQAAGLPEGVAPAALPAGTLEGLNDWKRTGYGGPCPPIGRHRYFHKLYALDVVLPALAPATKSGLEAAMRGHILTQTELIGTFQRH
- the csgH gene encoding curli-like amyloid fiber formation chaperone CsgH, which produces MKSVGDYSMYVPWWGYALIMLLAGVGDAMAASSGVRVWAEVTRDGNRWTVAPHVAADAGRVLRYEMSTSKEGPSGRSSTRQGGRVVTQGDAARPLATVQIELGGHDHCKVAVRVLDGDVPVGDLSLQLPD
- a CDS encoding LuxR C-terminal-related transcriptional regulator, whose protein sequence is MSKLAPQTALQAIKGVLIVGHPSMQNKLLAALLERRLGSRCVVATLDEPGWPQHSAESVALLDIGLSVDEQIDTHMMTLGGDALVTAIALFNADRDVSSARLLRWPKFKGLFHRDTSEEQLLKGVQAISNNDWWVPRKMLTDYVEDTRPARHLQAGDDPSLTPKELQSLRLMSDGASNADIARSLNVSPHTVKTHIYNLFRKIKVTNRVQAASWAMKNLEPMTRDGK
- a CDS encoding CsgE family curli-type amyloid fiber assembly protein, translated to MIRILRIGALLIGLCPPLPATAADDDGPIDGDALTELANGTLEQATGFIVDRTITHFGGEFVRQFAQFWRAQPDTGSVDLTIVEKPSARWGSTVFVEHNNRPVARVFLQAGSSNSIRPLAQNTAQYMAGRIASITLLNRLTADPDLGKEELP
- a CDS encoding curli assembly protein CsgF translates to MKHRQSKGTAQIFAVMSLCGLPSAVLATNLVYTPVNPAFGGNPINGSVLLNNANAQNRHTDPSAKKGASGFKPPTALETFNQRLQSMILDRIATSVTGSIFDSNGKLKAGTVETDAFSVSIVDLGGGMLKITTMDKATGASSTFEIGTAP
- a CDS encoding CsgG/HfaB family protein, producing the protein MNERKTPRLQARLRPLLATIAGVLLLSGCTILDTQRQAVLDARGQPAELTPGTGMSRDLASLPPPKGKIAAAVYGFRDQTGQYKPTPDSSFSTAVTQGAASLLIKAMMDSNWFIPVEREGLQNVLTERRIVRALDTQQANGANLVGLLPASILLEGGIITYETNVRTGGAGARYMGVGASEEYRTDQVTLNLRAVDIRTSQILVSTSTTKTIYSYKLSADVFRFVSFKRLLEGEIGYTRNEPAQLCVQEAIEAALVNLIVQGVKDNHWSLKNPEDINSPLLQHYLATQNWWLDRAEEDRLSRPREEPAILPPYGS
- a CDS encoding carboxypeptidase regulatory-like domain-containing protein; the protein is MKQGSIIATLLTLATALSATTANAGSAPLQGKFEGVPYLSGGVSLDEREQLLSAAPDYNLELIFARKDGSYLADTNVVVTNPDGRKVLELKGQGPFVLARLPTGKYHVTVASAGKEQMRDTQIPAKGQRQLPFYW
- a CDS encoding S-methyl-5'-thioinosine phosphorylase, whose amino-acid sequence is MLAIIGGTGLTQLSTLEITRREVARTPYGEPSGALTFGKLAEKPVVFLARHGYGHTIPPHQVNYRANIWALKEAKVSAIVSVASVGGIRPEFGPGAMVVPNQIIDYTWGRKSTYFDGGESAVHHIDFTHPYDEPLRQRILAAAAVVGEAMYDGGVYAATQGPRLETAAEINRMEGDGADLVGMTGMPEAALARELNLPYAAINVVANFAAGRGASETGIQFSSIEVVLQEAMVRVRRVLEELCRTF